The window TTTTTTCAAAACTGAGTCCGTTTTGGCTCATAGAATTTGCAATAATTCCATGAAAAATAAGACCGAATCCCGCAGGAAAGGCAACATATGGCCATTTTACCGAAAAAGTTAAACCGCAAGCCATTGCCCTTCTGTCAAGTTTCATTTTATTCATTACTACCAAAAGCGGAGGTATTAAGATAGGAATGTATGCAATGTGAATGGGTATTGCATTTTGCGAAAAACAGCCCAAAAATGCAATAATTAAAACAAAAACGGCTCTTTTATTGTTTAAATGTTTTGATAATTTTACCGCCAATAACTCTACAATTGAAGTTTGAGTTATAGCCGCCGCCAAGGTCCCCAAAAGAATATAGGATAACGCCGTTTCCGCATTATTCCCCATTCCGGAAATAAGGGTTTTAAGGGTAGTACTAAGCCCCAAACCGCCTACCAAGCCTCCTATTATGCCTGAAATCATAATAGCGATTAAGATATTGATTTTTAAAAGACATAACACCGTCATTATAATAACGGCTACAATAACAGGATTGAACATAAAATACCTCCTAAGGGTTTAATGTTAATATAATGCTAGCACAGGAATTTATACCTGTCAAGATTTTATTTTTAAATTTCATAAAAAAATATAGAATTTTCCCTTAACTCAAGTGAAACTGAATTTTGCCGAAATAAAATAAAGGAGAAAAAAAATGCTTCATAAGATTATTTTTCAAGATAATTTATTCCAGATAACAAGAATGCTGGATACCGTAAGAGACGGAATGCGTCTCGATTTGGCTCAAGACATTTTCAGTAAAAAATTCATACACGATATTTTATTTTTTGATTCGGCTTTACAAAAACTTTTTAATCAAATTGAGCCTCAATCGCATCTTCCTGACTATATGGATTCTATGCACTGTCTATATTTTTGTATGGCAAAATATATAAACTTGCTTCAAGTTATTTTAACCGAAAAAAAAGCGGCCGAGTTTTTAAACGGCTGCGATATCGAAAATTTGGAAAATATTTGGAAAACTCATAAAGACTTAATCGATAAAATAAATATAGACGTAGACGATACGGAAGTACACAGCGAATCTTATAATATGGTTTCGCAAAACGAGCTTTCCGAATTATTTAATTTTAATTAATTTTTTTTTTACCTTATGCGTATTACAGGCGGAATATTAAAAAAATAGAGTTGTAGTTTGTCCAAAGGGGATAATACGTCCTGCAATGGATAGAATGAGAGAATCTCTTTTTTCTATTTTGGGTGATTTAACGGGATTCTCATTTTTAGACCTTTTTACAGGCTCCGGGATTTGCGGGCTGGAAGCCTATTCCAGAGGGGCGTATCCCGTTTATTTGGTAGAAAAAGACGGCGGAAAATTTCCCGTGCTTCTTAAAAACGCTTCAATGGCCGACAAAAAGCTGGAATGTAAAAAAATGCCTGTAGAGCTTTTTATAAAGCGCTCAAAAATTTCTTTCGACATAATTTATATTGACCCCCCTTTTCCGTATAAATTTCACTTGGAATTATTGGAACAAATTGCGGAATCGGAGGTACTTAAAAAAGGCGGCTCGGTTTTAATTCACCGTCCTGCGGAAAAGGAATTACCCGAAATAATTACAGCCTTTAAGGACAAAAAAGAAGCGGACGGAATAAGCCCGGAGGAAAAAACGGAAAACTGTCAATACCGTTTAGTTAAAAAGGATAAGCGTATTTACGGCCGCTCTATTGTAGACTTTTATATTAAAGAATAATTTTTTTAATCCTACCCTTACAAGTCGCTTACACTCTGTCGTTTACCGAGGCAAGAACCGAATCGGCTAAGGTTAAATAAACCATAGCTTCAACTACCGGCACAATTCTCGGGAAAAGACAAACATCGTGCTCTCCTGTAACGGATAATTTTATTTTTTCTCCTTCGGAATTAAAAGCCGTTTGCTCTTTACGTATTGAAGGCGGAGCTTTTACCGAAAGCCTAAAAAAAATATTATCCTCCGAAATACCGCCCGATATTCCGCCTGAGTAATTTTTTCCGATTTTGTTGTTTTCGCTTGCGGTAAGAGATGCCGAAGCGAAACCGCCTCCTATTTCTACCCCCTTTACGGCACCTATAGACATAAGGGCTTGTGAAAGAACGGCATCAAGTTTATAAAAAACCGGTGAGCCCAAACCCTTGGGGACATTTAAAACCTCTGCCGATAAAACACAACCTGCGGAATCTCCTTCACGGGATAATTGTAAAAGTTTTTCCGAAATATTTTCAGGTAAGGCGGAATTTTCAAAGACAGGAGAGGTTTTTATCCCCGCAATTTCCTCCGCCCAGATTTTTATTTCAGTCTTTTTTTGTCCCGTTTTTTCAAAATAAGAATTTAAAAAAGCCCGCGCACAAGCTCCTCCTATAACCCGCCCGACAGTTTCTCTGCCTGAAGCTCTCCCTCCTCCGCGGTAATCTCTAAAACCGTATTTTATTTCATAAGCATAATCGGCATGTCCCGGACGGTAAATATCTTTTAAGTTTTCATAATTTTTAAAAGAGGTTTCCTTATTTTTGACCAGCACCGCTATAGGAGAGCCGAGAGTTTTTTCCAGATAAACACCCGAAAGAATTTCGCAAAGGTCTTCTTCCGCACGGGTTGTAGAAAAAATATGAGCCGTTTTCACTTCTTTACCGCCGCGGAGTAAAGGAGAAGGCTTTCTTCTATTCAGTGCGCTTTGAATATCTTCATTCTTAAGAGGAACTCCGGCAGGGCAACCGTCAATTACCGCCCCTACTCCCAAGCTCCTGCTTTCACCGAAAGTCGTAACCGTAAAAAAACGGCCGAATGAATTCGCTCCCATAAAAAAATCTCCCGTATTAAAAAACTTACAGTAAACCTTTATATCATATTTTTAAATTATATGGAAGGTTTTAAATTATTCCGACTGAAAAAGCTTTATCTTGACAAAAAATAAATATAATTTTACTATACATAAAACATATAATTTTAACCTCATGAGTTTGCTTCGCAAACTCCTTATTGTATGCCGTTTCTCATTGTATTACGAAACGGCGGAAATTCATCAATGCTCGATTTTTAAAAATGTCTTGCGCTTGATGAATTTAAACGGAGGCTTATTTTAGACAATGCAGATAGCATTGTCTAAAAACGCTGTCGAGTTTGCTTCGCAAACTCCTTATTGTATGCCGTTTCTCATTGCATTGCGAAACGGCCGAAATTCATCAATGCTCGATTTTTGATAAAATCTGCGCTTGATGAATTTATTTGGAGGTTATGATGTCTATTTCGGGAGAGATTTGTGCAGGTACTAAAAGAAAAAGTAAAGAATAAAATATTTTCAGCAGCGGAAGAAATCTTTTATGAAAAAGATTACCGCAGTGCAAAACTTACGGATATTGCCGAAAGAGCCGAAGTACCGGTAGCTTTAATTTATACTTATTTTAAAAATAAAGAAGTTCTTTTTGATTCCGTAGTTAATTCCGTATACATATCTTTTTCGGAAGCAATCAATGCGGAAGAAGCCGAAACGGCAGGTACGGCTTTAAAACGCTTTGAAGATGCCGGTGAAAAATATTTACATGAGCTTTTAAAGAATCACAAACGGCTTGTTATTCTTATGGATAAAAGTGCAGGCACAAAACACGAAAAGGCCAAAGAAAAGCTGGTAAAACAATTGGAACGTCATATAAAAAAAATGGGCATAAAAAGATTGTCCGAAAAAAAATACGACCCCATATTGATACATATACTCGCAAACAATTATACCGAAGGCTTATTGGAAATCGCCCGTCATTACGAAGGTGAAAAACGGGCAAAAGAAATCTTAACTCTTATGAATCAATGTTATTATAAGGGTGTGGAATCATTATAATTATAAAAAATATTTAAAACCGCCCGTAAAACCCGGTAAATTTTTAAGTGTGGTTTAAATATTTCAATTTATATTTGTATCCGATACTTGACAAAAACGTCGTATTCATTTAATATTGAATATATATTCAATTAAGAGGAAGACTATGCAAAAAATTTCCAATGAAGAAAGGCTTTTTCGGAAAAGCGTTATCGGAAAAAACGGAGCGGTAAATACATTATTGGTATTTAAAATTATCTTCGATTTAATTCCGCAAGTGTTGCTTGTATATATGATAAGGGGTTTAGCGGAAAAAAACTTTTCACAAAAACCGCTTATCGGTACGGGAGTTATAATGACGGCCTGTTTCGCATTAAAAGAAATATGTAATTATCTTTCCGTACGGTTTGCCCATGATAAAGCATACGGGTC is drawn from Treponema pedis and contains these coding sequences:
- a CDS encoding TetR/AcrR family transcriptional regulator, whose amino-acid sequence is MQVLKEKVKNKIFSAAEEIFYEKDYRSAKLTDIAERAEVPVALIYTYFKNKEVLFDSVVNSVYISFSEAINAEEAETAGTALKRFEDAGEKYLHELLKNHKRLVILMDKSAGTKHEKAKEKLVKQLERHIKKMGIKRLSEKKYDPILIHILANNYTEGLLEIARHYEGEKRAKEILTLMNQCYYKGVESL
- the aroC gene encoding chorismate synthase is translated as MGANSFGRFFTVTTFGESRSLGVGAVIDGCPAGVPLKNEDIQSALNRRKPSPLLRGGKEVKTAHIFSTTRAEEDLCEILSGVYLEKTLGSPIAVLVKNKETSFKNYENLKDIYRPGHADYAYEIKYGFRDYRGGGRASGRETVGRVIGGACARAFLNSYFEKTGQKKTEIKIWAEEIAGIKTSPVFENSALPENISEKLLQLSREGDSAGCVLSAEVLNVPKGLGSPVFYKLDAVLSQALMSIGAVKGVEIGGGFASASLTASENNKIGKNYSGGISGGISEDNIFFRLSVKAPPSIRKEQTAFNSEGEKIKLSVTGEHDVCLFPRIVPVVEAMVYLTLADSVLASVNDRV